In Pseudomonadales bacterium, the genomic stretch GGAAGAAAAGGAAATGGTTGTAACTGAGCCGGTTCATGGTTGTGGAAAAACGGCGTTTGTCGTTCAAACCCAACAGCTTGCAGTCTGTTCCAGGATGGGGATTTGCTGCGCGCCCGCAGGGGTGATACCGCTGCATCGATGGTGGACGATTTGCGCGGCGCTTCGATGCCGTGATCTTGCGGGGTGGCTCCAGCACCGGATACAGGCAGCTTATCCACAGCTTGCTGGCGGCGTGTTGGTTCCGATGGAGACGGTGCCTATACTCCGGCGAGCAATGGAAGAAGAGGCCGATCAGGTGAGTGATTCCTGCGTCATCCGTTGAAAGAGTGGGATCTGAACCGGGTTCAATAGTTCGTTTCGAGGGCATGACCATGAACTTCGTTGGCAAGGCAATACCGATGACACGCGACGGGCTCGATGCGGCGTTGTATGCGCTGCGGATGAATCCGGGTGAGGCGGCGGCACTGTGGGCGGTTTTCGAGGTCGAGACGGCGGGTCTGACGCAGGGTTTCGGGTTCCGCGTCGACCGCAGGCCACAGATACTTTTCGAAAGACACAAGTTTCGCGGATTCACCGACAGGCGGTTCGATGCAAGCGAACCGGCCATCTCGGGTCCTGCGGGGGGCTACGGAAGTCTTGCGCAGCAGTACGAGAAGCTGGAACGAGCACTGGAGGTATGTCGATCGGCAAACCTGGGCGAGGAGCCCGCATTGAAGTCGGCGTCGTGGGGAGTCGGACAGGTCATGGGATTCAACCATGAACTCGCGGGATTCCCGAGTGCGGCGGCGATGGTAACGGCGATGGTCGCCAACGAGGATGCACAACTGCTGGCCATGGCGAACTTCCTACGCAGCACCGGCTTGGATGCAGCACTGCGCGCGAGGAACTGGGAGAAGTTCGCGCGCGGCTACAACGGCGCTGGCTACGCGGCGAATCACTACGACGTCAAGCTCGAGGTGCAATACGCGCGCTTTTCATCCGGTTTCACGCCGAATATCGAGATGCGGACCGCGCAGGCGGCGCTGCTGGTGCTCGGCCATTCCCCTGGCAAGATCGACGGCGTGATCGGCAGGCGCACGCGGGATGCACTGCGCAATTTCCAGATCGCCTCCGGGCTGCCGATCACCACGGAACTGACTCCCGAAGCCTACCAGGCGCTGTACCGGGCGGCGTTCGCGTAGAAACCCTGCTCAGGAGCAGGTCCTGTATATAAATAGATGGACATGTAATGGCGAGAAGTACCCGGAAGAAATCCGGCAATGAGTCCAGTGGTGCGACGGTGGGCTACGAAGCCCGGCT encodes the following:
- a CDS encoding DUF3380 domain-containing protein; this translates as MTRDGLDAALYALRMNPGEAAALWAVFEVETAGLTQGFGFRVDRRPQILFERHKFRGFTDRRFDASEPAISGPAGGYGSLAQQYEKLERALEVCRSANLGEEPALKSASWGVGQVMGFNHELAGFPSAAAMVTAMVANEDAQLLAMANFLRSTGLDAALRARNWEKFARGYNGAGYAANHYDVKLEVQYARFSSGFTPNIEMRTAQAALLVLGHSPGKIDGVIGRRTRDALRNFQIASGLPITTELTPEAYQALYRAAFA